GGAGTCTTCCTCGCCAACGCCGTCCTCATCGGCCCCCTCGGCTTCCCCATATCCGGCGCCCTGCTCTTCTGGGGCTCCGCGTACGCCCTCGGCAGCCGGCACCTCCGGCGCGACCCGCTCATCGCCGCGAGCCTCTCCCTCGTCACCTACTTCCTCTTCAACAACCTGCTCGGCGTCCCCCTCCCCGGTGGCCCGCTGATGGGAGTGATCTAGCTCATGGACTCCCTCAACTCCCTGATCGACGGCTTCGGTACGGCACTCACGCCGATCAATCTGCTGTGGGCCGCGATCGGTGTCCTGCTCGGCACCGCGATCGGTGTCCTGCCCGGCATCGGCCCCGCCATGGCCGTCGCCCTGCTCCTCCCCGTCACCTACGGCCTGGAGCCCACCGGCGCGTTCATCATGTTCGCCGGCATCTACTACGGAGCCATGTTCGGCGGCTCCACCACCTCGATCCTCCTCAACACCCCCGGTGAGAGCGCGGCGGTCGTCGCCGCCATCGAGGGCAATCCGATGGCCAAGGCCGGACGCGGCGCGCAAGCACTCGCGGCGGCGGCGGGCGGTCACTTCGTCGGCGGCATGATCGGCACGATCCTGCTGGTCCTCCTCGCCCCGACCGTCGCCTCGTTCGCCGTCGACATCGGCGCCCCCGACTACTTCGCGATCATGGTGCTGGCGTTCATCGCCGTCACCTCGGTCCTCGGCTCCTCACGCATCCGGGGCCTCGCCTCGCTGCTCATCGGCCTCACCATCGGCCTGGTCGGCCTCGACCAGATGACCGGCCAGCAGCGCCTCACCTTCGGCTCGCTCCAACTCGCGGACGGCATCGACGTGGTGATCGTCGCCGTCGGTCTCTTCGCGATCGGCGAGGCCCTGTGGGTCGCCGCGCACCTGCGCCGCTCCCCGGGCGCGCCCGTCCCGGTCGGCCGCCCCTGGCTCGGCAAGGACGACATCCGGCGCACCTGGAAGCCGTGGCTGCGCGGGCCGGTCATCGGCTTCCCGTTCGGCGCGATCCCGGCCGGCGGCGCGGAGATCCCGACGTTCCTCAGCTACGTCACCGAGAAGCGGCTCTCCAAGCACAAGAAGGAGTTCGGCAAGGGCGCCATCGAGGGCGTCGCCGGACCCGAGTCGGCCGCGTCCGCGTCGGCCGCCGGAACGCTCGTGTCGATGCTGACCCTCGGACTGCCGACCACCGCGGTCGCCGCGGTGATGCTGGCCGCGTTCCAGCAGTACGGCATCCAGCCCGGACCGCTGCTGTTCGAGCGCGAGTCGGAACTGGTGTGGGGCCTGATCGCCTCACTGTTCGTCGGCATGGTGCTGCTCCTCGCGCTGAACCTGCCGCTCGCCCCGGTCTGGGTGAAGCTGCTGCGCATCCCGCGCGCGTACCTCTACGCGGGCATCCTCTTCTTCGCCGCGGTCGGCGCGTACGCGGTCGGCGGAGAGGCCCTGGACCTGGTGATCCTGCTGATCATCGGTCTGATCGGGTTCGGGATGCGGCGCTACGGACTGCCGGTGCTGCCGGCCGTCATCGGTGTCATCCTCGGCCCGGCCGCCGAGCAGCAGATGCGCAGGGCGCTCCAGATCAGTGACGGCAGCGTCACCGGGCTGGTCAACACCCCCTTCTCGGTGACGGTCTACGCCGTCGTCGTGCTGATCATCTGCTGGCCGCTGGTACGGAAGGTGCTGCCCGGCGGCGGCAAGGAAACGGGGACCCCCGACAAGACCGAGGTCTCGGTGTAGTCGTCCGTCCCGCGCGGCCGTCGGGCCGCGGCTGTCCGCACCCCTCTGCCGGACAGCCGCGGCCCGACCGGCGTTTACGGACGAACCGGGGCGCCCGGCCGGTGACTGTACGCCCCCCGCCCCGCACTGTCAGTGGTGGATGGCACGATCGACCCATGACGCCGATCGACTGGGACGACGCCGCAGACTCCTTCGACGAGGAGCCCGACCACGGGCTCCTCGACCCGACCGTGCGCGACGCGTGGGCCGCCAGACTCGCCGACTGGCTGCCCGCCGAGACCTCCAGCGTGCTCGACCTCGGCTGCGGCACCGGCAGCCTCGCCCTGCTCGCCACCGGGCAGGGCCACCGCGTCACGGCCGTCGACCTCTCCCCCCGCATGGTCGGACTGGCTCGGGCCAAGCTGTCCGGCACGGACACGGAGGTGCTGGTCGGCGACGCGGCCAGACCCCCCGTCGGGGAGCGCACCTTCGACGTGATCATGGTCCGCCATGTGCTCTGGGTGCTGCCCGATCCCGACCGGGCCCTGACCCACTGGCTGTCACTGCTGCGCCCCGGCGGACGGCTGATACTCGTGGAAGGCGTCTGGGGCGGGGTCGGACTGCCGGCGGCCCGGGTCACGAAGTCCCTCGCCCCGCTCGTCGAGCGGGTCCTGCACGAGCCCCTCTCGGCGGACGCCTCGCTCTGGGGCCGCGCCGTGACCGACGAGCGGTACGCGCTGATCGCCTGCACCGACCAGCGCCGCCGCCACACCGAAGTGGTCGACGTCCATCTGATCCTGCGCCGGGGCGACGAGGTGCTGCTGGCCCGCCGCTCCGGCACCGGTTACGGGGACGGTCTGCTGAACGCGCCGGCGGGGCACGTCGAGGACGGCGAGGACGTGCGGGAGGCGATGATCCGCGAGGCGGCGGAGGAGATCGGCGCCTTCCTGCGCCCCGACGATCTGCGGACGGCCCTGGTCATGCACCACCGAGGTCCCGGCGGCCGGCCGCGCACGGGCTGGTTCTTCGAGGTGCGGTACGACGAGGCGCACGCCTCCTGGGAGCCGTACAACCGGGAGCCGGAGAAGTGCTCGGGCCTCCACTGGTATCCGCTGTCCGCGCTCCCGGACGACATGGTCGCCTACTGCCGCGCGGGTCTGGAGGCGTACCGGGCGGGGGAGCGTTTCCTGATCCACTGGCACGAGGACACCGATCCGATCGCCCACGACCCGTCCGGCACCCCGCGCGCGATCCGGCTGGCCCGGACGGACGGCGGAGTCACGAGGACCGCCGGTGACGGAGCGGCGCGGTGAACGCCCCGGTGTGTACGAGGTGTTCCAGCTCGTCCAGGGCACGCAGCGCCGCGTCGGCCGCCGCCGGGTCCCGGCCTGCGAGACCGCTCTCGGCGAACTCGTCCTCGTCCAGACGCAGCACCGTGCCGCCGTCGGCCGACGCCCACAGATCGAGGTCGAGATCCTCGACCCTCACCTCGCACGGGAGTTCACCGTGATCCGGGCCGGACACGACGGCGGGCCGGGTCACGTCGCAGTACCAGCCCTTGAGCACACCCCCGGCCGTCCGGACCTCCTTCACCGCGTACCAGCGATCCCGCCAGTAGTGCTCGGTGAAGACGTCGCCGGGCTCGAAACGGACGAAGCCGAAGTCCCGTACGCCGGGCGCCGCCCAGGGCGCGCGCACCACCAGGTGGGTGCCGTCGTCGGCGATCAGCGAGGCGGGGTAGCGGATCTTC
Above is a window of Streptomyces sp. NBC_01498 DNA encoding:
- a CDS encoding tripartite tricarboxylate transporter permease, with product MDSLNSLIDGFGTALTPINLLWAAIGVLLGTAIGVLPGIGPAMAVALLLPVTYGLEPTGAFIMFAGIYYGAMFGGSTTSILLNTPGESAAVVAAIEGNPMAKAGRGAQALAAAAGGHFVGGMIGTILLVLLAPTVASFAVDIGAPDYFAIMVLAFIAVTSVLGSSRIRGLASLLIGLTIGLVGLDQMTGQQRLTFGSLQLADGIDVVIVAVGLFAIGEALWVAAHLRRSPGAPVPVGRPWLGKDDIRRTWKPWLRGPVIGFPFGAIPAGGAEIPTFLSYVTEKRLSKHKKEFGKGAIEGVAGPESAASASAAGTLVSMLTLGLPTTAVAAVMLAAFQQYGIQPGPLLFERESELVWGLIASLFVGMVLLLALNLPLAPVWVKLLRIPRAYLYAGILFFAAVGAYAVGGEALDLVILLIIGLIGFGMRRYGLPVLPAVIGVILGPAAEQQMRRALQISDGSVTGLVNTPFSVTVYAVVVLIICWPLVRKVLPGGGKETGTPDKTEVSV
- a CDS encoding methyltransferase domain-containing protein, coding for MTPIDWDDAADSFDEEPDHGLLDPTVRDAWAARLADWLPAETSSVLDLGCGTGSLALLATGQGHRVTAVDLSPRMVGLARAKLSGTDTEVLVGDAARPPVGERTFDVIMVRHVLWVLPDPDRALTHWLSLLRPGGRLILVEGVWGGVGLPAARVTKSLAPLVERVLHEPLSADASLWGRAVTDERYALIACTDQRRRHTEVVDVHLILRRGDEVLLARRSGTGYGDGLLNAPAGHVEDGEDVREAMIREAAEEIGAFLRPDDLRTALVMHHRGPGGRPRTGWFFEVRYDEAHASWEPYNREPEKCSGLHWYPLSALPDDMVAYCRAGLEAYRAGERFLIHWHEDTDPIAHDPSGTPRAIRLARTDGGVTRTAGDGAAR
- a CDS encoding DUF402 domain-containing protein, with amino-acid sequence MSATSSDPSSAPRPTTSSGPSSGPAPEPPAGARVEARVEVRLVKAGRTKIRYPASLIADDGTHLVVRAPWAAPGVRDFGFVRFEPGDVFTEHYWRDRWYAVKEVRTAGGVLKGWYCDVTRPAVVSGPDHGELPCEVRVEDLDLDLWASADGGTVLRLDEDEFAESGLAGRDPAAADAALRALDELEHLVHTGAFTAPLRHRRSS